Proteins from one Syntrophales bacterium genomic window:
- a CDS encoding KH domain-containing protein, which yields MKDLIKYIAQALVDHPDKVDVSEVVGEQTSVIELRVTKEDLGKVIGKQGKTAKAMRTILSAASSKLHKRSVLEIIE from the coding sequence ATGAAGGATTTGATCAAGTATATCGCTCAGGCTCTTGTGGACCATCCTGACAAAGTCGATGTTTCTGAGGTGGTGGGTGAACAGACATCGGTCATTGAACTGAGGGTCACGAAGGAGGATCTGGGAAAGGTAATCGGCAAGCAGGGTAAAACGGCGAAGGCGATGCGAACGATCCTGAGTGCCGCCTCTTCCAAACTCCACAAAAGGTCGGTGCTGGAAATTATTGAATAG
- the rpsP gene encoding 30S ribosomal protein S16, with amino-acid sequence MAAKIRLTRMGTKKKPFYRIVVADGESPRDGKFIEIVGNYDPLKEPAVITIKEDRIADWLARGAKPTPTVSSLLKKKGFVAGQQASVTP; translated from the coding sequence ATGGCGGCAAAAATCAGACTTACACGGATGGGAACGAAGAAAAAACCTTTTTACAGGATCGTCGTGGCCGATGGAGAATCTCCCCGTGATGGAAAGTTCATCGAAATAGTGGGCAATTATGACCCCCTGAAGGAACCGGCAGTCATAACCATAAAGGAAGACAGGATCGCGGATTGGTTAGCGCGCGGAGCGAAACCGACCCCGACGGTGAGCAGCCTCTTAAAAAAGAAAGGATTCGTCGCAGGGCAACAAGCATCGGTTACCCCGTAA
- the ffh gene encoding signal recognition particle protein — MFENLTDKLDSIFKKLKGHGVLDEENIKLALRDIRMALLEADVNFKVVKDFVEDVRQLAVGREVLESITPGQQIVRIVHDRLVELMGDRNTYLKLGSRLPAPIMLVGLQGCGKTTTAAKLSRLLQKDGKKVALVSADVYRPAAIEQLSILGNRLGALVFESARSEDPVAICVNALEFARTEGCDVLIIDTAGRLHIDTPLMEELIRIKAAVNPAEILLVADAMTGQEAVSVADSFNKTLAIDGVILTKVDGDARGGAALSLKKVTGKPIKFLGVGEKIDALEVFHPERMASRILGMGDILTLVEKAQTTIDEREARELERKLRKDSFTLDDLKTQILQIKKMGPLQDILGMIPGLGKIKALKNVRADEGELAKVVAVIDSMTKKERLDYRVLNGSRRKRIARGSGTSVEDVNKVIKNYVAMKKMMKKLTKGGRKSLSRGNFPF, encoded by the coding sequence ATGTTTGAGAACCTGACAGACAAACTTGACTCCATATTCAAGAAGCTCAAGGGCCATGGTGTGCTTGATGAAGAAAACATCAAGCTCGCCCTCAGGGACATCCGCATGGCCCTCCTCGAGGCTGATGTAAATTTCAAGGTCGTCAAGGACTTCGTGGAAGACGTGCGTCAACTGGCCGTCGGCCGTGAAGTACTGGAGAGCATCACGCCGGGACAGCAGATCGTCAGGATCGTCCATGACCGCCTCGTTGAGCTGATGGGCGACAGGAACACCTACCTCAAACTGGGATCGCGCCTCCCGGCTCCCATCATGCTGGTCGGCCTCCAGGGCTGCGGCAAGACGACCACGGCCGCCAAGCTGAGCCGCCTGCTTCAGAAGGATGGAAAGAAAGTCGCCCTCGTGTCGGCCGACGTCTATCGCCCCGCCGCCATCGAACAGCTCTCGATTCTGGGGAACAGGCTCGGTGCCCTCGTCTTCGAATCAGCCCGATCGGAAGACCCTGTTGCAATATGTGTCAATGCCCTTGAATTCGCGCGGACGGAAGGCTGTGACGTTCTGATTATCGACACGGCGGGCAGGCTGCATATCGACACTCCCCTGATGGAAGAGTTGATACGCATAAAGGCCGCCGTCAACCCCGCTGAAATTCTCCTGGTGGCCGACGCCATGACAGGCCAAGAAGCTGTTTCCGTAGCGGATTCCTTCAACAAAACACTGGCGATCGACGGTGTCATTCTCACCAAGGTTGACGGCGACGCCCGGGGAGGAGCGGCTCTTTCCCTGAAAAAAGTGACCGGAAAACCGATCAAGTTCCTGGGCGTGGGCGAGAAAATCGATGCCCTCGAAGTATTTCACCCGGAGCGGATGGCCTCCCGCATTCTCGGCATGGGAGACATCCTCACGCTCGTCGAAAAGGCCCAGACGACCATAGACGAACGGGAGGCACGGGAACTCGAAAGAAAACTCAGGAAAGACTCCTTCACGCTCGATGACTTGAAGACACAGATCCTCCAGATCAAAAAAATGGGTCCTCTCCAGGATATCCTGGGTATGATTCCGGGACTCGGCAAGATCAAGGCGCTGAAGAATGTCCGGGCCGATGAGGGCGAACTGGCAAAGGTGGTGGCCGTGATCGATTCCATGACGAAGAAGGAGCGTCTCGATTACAGGGTTCTCAACGGCAGCAGACGCAAGAGAATCGCCCGGGGAAGCGGTACTTCCGTTGAGGACGTCAACAAGGTGATCAAAAACTACGTAGCCATGAAAAAAATGATGAAAAAACTGACGAAGGGTGGTCGCAAATCTCTGTCGAGGGGGAATTTCCCCTTTTAA
- a CDS encoding SPOR domain-containing protein has product MAAARRKKSFELSFGALGITILVVGISFLLLISFISGLLVGRNIESYPEKIARGIPSTIREKISGSEETVLVVTETRNDVPLTFYKTLSKEGDDAVGAMPSPRDLPPVRTPPPAGADSPVTAVAPSAPGAYTIQVAAFRDRASAERLRSRLGKINSTARIHESDSPGQGTWFRLRIEGFDTREAAQGEAQRIEAAVRGLSCLILKN; this is encoded by the coding sequence ATGGCAGCGGCGAGGAGGAAAAAATCTTTCGAATTGAGCTTCGGCGCGCTGGGCATCACCATTCTCGTGGTGGGGATTTCTTTTCTGCTCCTTATCTCGTTTATTTCGGGACTCCTGGTGGGCCGCAACATCGAAAGCTATCCTGAAAAGATCGCCAGGGGTATTCCGTCGACGATCAGGGAAAAGATCAGCGGAAGTGAAGAGACCGTGCTGGTCGTGACGGAGACGCGAAACGATGTACCGCTGACCTTCTACAAGACGCTGTCCAAAGAAGGAGATGATGCGGTCGGCGCGATGCCGTCCCCCAGGGACCTTCCACCGGTTCGAACGCCGCCGCCGGCCGGGGCTGACTCACCGGTGACGGCCGTCGCGCCGTCGGCGCCGGGAGCATACACGATCCAGGTAGCGGCTTTCCGGGACAGGGCAAGCGCGGAAAGACTCCGGTCCCGGTTAGGGAAAATAAACAGCACCGCCCGTATTCATGAAAGCGACTCCCCGGGCCAGGGAACCTGGTTCCGTCTGCGGATCGAAGGGTTTGACACCCGTGAAGCGGCTCAGGGGGAGGCGCAGAGAATCGAGGCGGCTGTCAGGGGATTGAGCTGCCTCATTCTGAAAAATTAG
- the argS gene encoding arginine--tRNA ligase, producing the protein MRKKLVKLLLDAILRCVDRGNLAPCPLPPIEVELPREGAHGDFASTVAMTLAPIQKNNPRSLARTILDAIDDREDIIDRIEIAGPGFINFFIRPDYWPELLREPDRLKERFGESSLGAGKNVQVEFVSANPTGPLHIGHARGAVTGDVIARILEISGYSVSREYYINDAGNQMDLLGKSIFHRYRELFGDKEPFPDDCYQGEYIITLAGEIMNRDGARHMDSEPDEAVAFFTEYGCAAIMDGIREDLAAFGVTFDRYFSEKELYENNGVARLIEELQERGFVYREGDTLWFRTTDFGDDKDRVVVRDTGEPTYFAADIGYHKNKYDRGFDTVIDVWGADHHGYIPRMYAGIQAIGKDRSALQVVLVQLVNLLRDGVPVAMSTRAGEFVTLREVIDEVGRDAARYNFLMRRSNSHLDFDLEVAKRQSHENPVYYVQYAHARIASVMRTARERGFDIPSYDDVDLALLSLEEERELVKTIDRFPDVVEGSARSLEPHRIPFYSNDLASAFHSYYNRNRIIGEDVNLSRARLFLVKNIGVVLGNALRLLGVTAPERM; encoded by the coding sequence ATGAGAAAAAAACTGGTAAAACTGCTTCTTGACGCGATACTCCGGTGCGTTGACAGGGGGAACCTGGCGCCCTGCCCCCTCCCCCCCATAGAAGTGGAGCTGCCCCGGGAGGGGGCCCATGGAGATTTCGCCTCCACCGTGGCCATGACCCTCGCTCCGATACAGAAAAACAACCCCCGTTCCCTGGCGCGGACAATTCTCGACGCGATCGATGACCGGGAAGACATAATCGACCGCATCGAAATAGCGGGACCGGGGTTCATCAATTTTTTTATCCGGCCTGATTACTGGCCGGAACTTCTGCGGGAACCCGACCGCCTCAAGGAACGTTTCGGTGAATCCTCCCTGGGGGCGGGAAAGAACGTCCAGGTTGAATTCGTCAGCGCCAATCCCACGGGGCCCCTTCATATCGGCCATGCCCGGGGAGCCGTGACGGGAGATGTCATCGCCCGCATTCTCGAGATTTCAGGCTACTCCGTGTCCCGGGAATATTACATCAATGACGCGGGCAACCAGATGGATCTTCTTGGAAAATCCATCTTCCACCGATACCGGGAACTCTTCGGGGACAAGGAACCTTTCCCGGACGACTGTTACCAGGGCGAGTACATCATCACCCTGGCCGGGGAAATCATGAATCGCGACGGAGCGCGCCACATGGACAGCGAGCCTGACGAGGCCGTCGCGTTTTTTACGGAATACGGCTGCGCCGCCATCATGGACGGTATCAGGGAAGACCTGGCAGCTTTCGGCGTCACCTTTGATCGCTATTTCAGTGAAAAAGAACTCTATGAAAACAACGGCGTGGCCCGGCTGATCGAGGAACTTCAGGAACGGGGTTTCGTCTACCGTGAAGGAGACACACTCTGGTTCAGGACCACCGATTTCGGTGATGACAAAGACCGGGTGGTGGTGCGTGATACGGGTGAACCGACCTATTTCGCCGCCGATATCGGCTATCACAAGAACAAGTATGATCGGGGCTTCGATACGGTCATCGACGTATGGGGCGCCGACCACCACGGCTATATTCCTCGCATGTACGCGGGCATACAGGCCATCGGCAAGGACAGGTCCGCCCTCCAGGTGGTCCTGGTACAGCTGGTGAATCTCCTGCGGGATGGTGTTCCCGTTGCCATGTCGACCCGGGCGGGGGAATTCGTCACCCTGAGGGAAGTTATAGACGAGGTGGGCCGGGACGCGGCGCGATACAACTTCCTGATGAGGCGGTCCAACAGTCACCTGGATTTCGATTTGGAAGTCGCCAAGAGGCAGTCACATGAAAATCCCGTCTATTACGTCCAGTACGCCCACGCCCGCATCGCGAGTGTCATGAGGACGGCCCGCGAGCGGGGCTTCGACATCCCTTCCTATGACGATGTGGACCTGGCACTGCTCTCGCTGGAGGAAGAACGGGAACTCGTAAAAACTATCGACCGGTTCCCCGATGTTGTCGAGGGGAGCGCCCGCAGCCTGGAACCCCACCGCATCCCCTTTTACAGCAACGATCTTGCATCGGCCTTTCACAGCTATTACAATAGAAACCGTATTATCGGCGAGGATGTGAATCTCAGCAGAGCTCGGCTTTTCCTTGTCAAGAATATCGGGGTGGTTCTGGGAAACGCCTTGAGACTGCTGGGAGTGACCGCTCCCGAACGAATGTAG